Genomic DNA from Rubinisphaera margarita:
TATCATGGACATCGATGGCAGCCCGGCCGCGATCGCTCGACAGCAGAGACAGTGGAAACGTAAGGGGAAGCAGCTCGAAAAGCGCCTCTCTTAGCAGCATCTCCCCGGAAGTTGCCGTCCGGCCCGGAGAGATCCTTGAATGGCAATTCGCACATGGTATGATTGCAGCCGCCCGGAACCCGCCTCGGATCAATGTGGAAGATCAAGCAGGAACGTTTCGGGGCTCTTGCTCGGATATCACGCCGATCAGGATGACAACCAGCGACTTCACCGCAGGATGCTTAATGGACGCAATGACGAAGGATCGAGTCCTCAGGTACAGTGTCGCCGTTTTCAGCACGGTCATCGCGACGTTGCTGAGAATTGAGTTGGACCCCTGGATTGGCGACCGGGTTCCGTTTGGAACCTATCTGCTTTCCGTACTCCTCACGGCGTGGATGGCCGGCACCGGCCCGGCGGTCTTCTCTCTGTTTCTCGGAATCGTTGCGGCTGCGACGTACATCATGCCTCCCCGGCAGGGGATCGAAGTGACCGATCCGGGAGACATGCTCGCCCTCGGGATTTATGCGACGGTTGGAGCGGCGACAATTTCGCTCTTCTACAGCGTGACGCGACAGAATCGTCTGCGCTGCCGCCACGTGGAACAGATCGAGATTCTCTCGGCGGAACTCCAGATCGCCGATCGACGCAAAGACGAATTTCTCGCTCTGCTCGCCCACGAACTCCGCAATCCGCTGGCGCCGATCCGCAACGGACTGGTGATGCTGCAGCAGGGAGAGATGGCGGAAAAGGAACGGAAGACAGTCCTCAAGACGATCTCGCGGCAGCTGAGCCAGCTGGTCCACATTGTCGACGATCTGCTCGACGTGTCCCGGTTCGTGCACGGCAAGATCCGGCTGGAACTCAAGCACATCGACCTGAGAGAGCTTGTCGAATTCGCGCTGGCCCAGGCGAAGCCGTCGATGGAGGAACGTCATCACAGTGTGCAGGTACTCCTGCCCACCGCCAAAGTGATTGTTGAAGGCGACAGCAACCGGCTCGTTCAGATTATCACCAATCTGTTGACCAACGCCGCCAAGTACACGCCTCGCGAAGGCCGCATTCAGGTCATCCTTGAGAAGGGCAAAGACGAAGCGGTCCTCAAAGTCGTCGATAACGGCATCGGGATTTCGACGGAAATGCAGGAGCACGTTTTTCAGCTCTTCACCCGATCCGATGTCGCTGCGCAGCGGGATCAGGGGGGGCTCGGACTCGGACTCCCGATCGCCCGGCAGTTCGCGCTCATGCACGGCGGACGTCTCAACGTCTTCAGCAAAGGAACCGATCAGGGCAGTCGCTTCGAGTTCGGTATCCCGCTGGTTCACATCCCTGAAGGCAACTGCAATCGGATCGAGCCCGATTCGGCGATCAGTTCGCTGTTCCCGAAGCTGCCCAAACAGGATCCCTCAGAATCCGAGATGGATCAGCACAAGGTGTTGATTGTCGATGACAACGTCGACGCCGCCGAAACGATGGCGAGTCTGCTTTCGTTCTACAACTTCACCGCCGAAACCTGTCACGATGGATTCGAGGCGTTACGGATCGCCAAGTCGTTGCGGCCCGATGTCATTCTCCTTGACATCGGCATGCCTGGCATGGATGGCTACGAACTGGCGCGACGCCTTCGACTCGAGTACGTCGATCAACCGCTGACGCTGATCGCGGTGACTGGTTGGGGCGACGCCCAGGACTTGAGGAAGTCGGAAGAAGCGGGCATTGATCATCATCTCGTCAAGCCGGTCGATCCAGATCGGCTGACCGAGCTGATGCGGCTCGCT
This window encodes:
- a CDS encoding ATP-binding response regulator; this encodes MDAMTKDRVLRYSVAVFSTVIATLLRIELDPWIGDRVPFGTYLLSVLLTAWMAGTGPAVFSLFLGIVAAATYIMPPRQGIEVTDPGDMLALGIYATVGAATISLFYSVTRQNRLRCRHVEQIEILSAELQIADRRKDEFLALLAHELRNPLAPIRNGLVMLQQGEMAEKERKTVLKTISRQLSQLVHIVDDLLDVSRFVHGKIRLELKHIDLRELVEFALAQAKPSMEERHHSVQVLLPTAKVIVEGDSNRLVQIITNLLTNAAKYTPREGRIQVILEKGKDEAVLKVVDNGIGISTEMQEHVFQLFTRSDVAAQRDQGGLGLGLPIARQFALMHGGRLNVFSKGTDQGSRFEFGIPLVHIPEGNCNRIEPDSAISSLFPKLPKQDPSESEMDQHKVLIVDDNVDAAETMASLLSFYNFTAETCHDGFEALRIAKSLRPDVILLDIGMPGMDGYELARRLRLEYVDQPLTLIAVTGWGDAQDLRKSEEAGIDHHLVKPVDPDRLTELMRLAPVGQA